In the genome of Hymenobacter cellulosivorans, one region contains:
- a CDS encoding pyridoxal phosphate-dependent aminotransferase, producing MMVSKMAGSLIGSEIIKIGNEVNDMIRKGEEICNLTIGDFDPSIYPIPEGLQTEIAAAYAAGQTNYPPANGMADLRTAVADFTTERLGLTYSVNDILVAGGSRPLIYATYLALIDAGDKVVFPVPSWNNNHYCHLSGAEPIMVETTVENNFMPTAAEVAPHLKGATLLALCSPLNPTGTVFSREDLEAICDLVIAENKTRAAGEKPLYIMYDQIYWMLTFGQTQHYDPVNLRPELRDYVIYIDGISKCFAATGVRVGYAFGPSNVIDKMKSILGHVGAWAPKAEQVATAKYLKQGAAVDEFLTGFKVKVQRSLDALYNGLQDLKKQGYPVDAVVPQGAIYLTAQINALGKTTPEGKLLATNKDITFYLIARARLAVVPFGAFGTDETSTWFRMSVGGASLESMEAALPRLKEALDVLQ from the coding sequence ATGATGGTTTCTAAAATGGCCGGCAGCCTGATTGGCTCCGAGATTATCAAGATTGGTAACGAGGTCAACGACATGATTCGCAAGGGCGAGGAAATCTGCAACCTCACGATCGGCGACTTCGACCCCTCAATTTACCCTATCCCGGAAGGCCTGCAAACCGAAATTGCCGCTGCCTATGCCGCCGGCCAGACGAACTACCCGCCCGCCAACGGCATGGCCGACCTGCGCACGGCCGTAGCCGACTTCACGACCGAGCGCCTGGGCCTCACCTACTCCGTCAATGATATCCTGGTAGCCGGCGGCTCCCGCCCGCTCATCTACGCCACCTACCTGGCCCTGATTGACGCCGGCGACAAAGTGGTGTTTCCGGTGCCCTCCTGGAACAACAACCACTACTGCCACCTCTCCGGCGCCGAGCCCATCATGGTTGAAACGACGGTGGAGAATAACTTCATGCCCACCGCGGCCGAAGTAGCGCCCCACCTGAAAGGCGCCACCCTGCTGGCCCTCTGCTCCCCGCTGAATCCCACGGGCACCGTATTTTCCCGGGAAGACCTGGAGGCTATCTGCGACCTGGTTATTGCCGAAAACAAAACCCGCGCCGCCGGCGAAAAGCCGCTCTACATCATGTACGACCAGATCTACTGGATGCTGACCTTCGGCCAGACCCAGCACTACGACCCGGTCAACCTGCGGCCCGAGCTGCGCGACTACGTCATCTACATCGACGGTATTTCTAAGTGCTTTGCCGCTACCGGCGTGCGGGTGGGCTACGCCTTTGGCCCCAGCAATGTCATCGACAAGATGAAGTCCATCTTGGGCCACGTAGGGGCCTGGGCCCCCAAGGCCGAGCAGGTAGCCACGGCCAAGTACCTCAAGCAGGGGGCCGCCGTGGATGAGTTCCTGACTGGCTTCAAAGTGAAAGTCCAGCGCAGCCTCGATGCCCTGTATAACGGCCTGCAAGACCTCAAAAAGCAGGGCTACCCCGTCGATGCCGTCGTGCCCCAGGGTGCCATCTACCTCACGGCCCAGATCAACGCCCTCGGCAAAACGACGCCCGAGGGCAAGCTGCTGGCTACCAACAAGGACATTACCTTCTACCTCATTGCCCGGGCCCGGCTGGCGGTGGTACCCTTCGGCGCTTTCGGCACCGACGAAACCTCAACCTGGTTCCGCATGTCCGTTGGTGGCGCTTCCCTGGAAAGCATGGAAGCCGCCCTACCCCGCCTTAAAGAAGCCCTGGACGTGCTACAGTAG
- a CDS encoding HAD family hydrolase has product MKAFLFDLNGTMIHDMDYHTDAWHHIFNHELGGHFTREEVKPQMYGKNQEVLVRMFGPDRFTEAEMAELALRKEQRYQQQFRPHLALLPGLPEFLERAYQLGIPMAIGSAAIPFNIDFVLDTLGIRHYFQAIVSADDVTRSKPHPETFLKAAALLQVEPADCLVFEDVPKGAEAALNAGMKAVVLTTTHEQHEFAHLPNILHFAADFTADAITALPQAL; this is encoded by the coding sequence ATGAAAGCCTTTCTTTTCGACCTGAACGGAACGATGATTCACGACATGGATTATCATACCGATGCCTGGCACCACATTTTTAACCATGAGCTGGGCGGCCACTTCACCCGGGAAGAAGTGAAGCCCCAGATGTACGGCAAAAACCAGGAAGTACTAGTGCGCATGTTCGGCCCCGACCGGTTTACCGAAGCGGAAATGGCCGAGCTAGCCCTGCGCAAAGAGCAGCGCTACCAACAGCAGTTCCGGCCCCACCTGGCTTTGCTGCCCGGGCTACCGGAGTTTTTGGAACGGGCCTACCAGCTCGGCATTCCAATGGCCATCGGCTCGGCGGCTATTCCCTTTAATATCGACTTCGTGCTCGATACCCTCGGCATCCGCCACTACTTCCAGGCCATCGTCAGCGCCGACGATGTGACGCGCAGCAAGCCCCATCCCGAGACCTTCCTCAAAGCCGCCGCCCTGCTCCAGGTGGAGCCAGCCGACTGCCTCGTCTTCGAGGATGTGCCCAAAGGTGCCGAAGCGGCTCTGAATGCCGGGATGAAAGCAGTTGTTCTCACTACTACGCACGAGCAGCACGAGTTTGCCCACCTTCCCAACATCCTGCACTTCGCCGCCGACTTTACGGCTGATGCTATTACAGCTCTCCCGCAGGCACTTTAG
- a CDS encoding WD40/YVTN/BNR-like repeat-containing protein: protein MSKLFIPWLLASGLLVVAACKKDPASPQDPPVAQTAKLTMVRGDKQTGPYGADLPDSLVLKVTPAAGETAQDYVVTYKMRVGNGTVMMPAYPYSIGNRLSVDRKGLTRTRWSLGCNASQQKVTFYLSAPSCLGGQCPPLDSVSFTATAQRPTGWSRACGATPGGISTSFCNCGPGLYALFNDQPYVSADQGVNWQPLTVPVANDRVRFLKCNSRGVLYALLENSGIYTSTDKGTTWKAINNGILDHRYPLTLLVEDNALFVSFSFDGLYRTTNNGGFWRKQLLDGKYYEEYSFLTRHPNGSLYVFDKWSALFKSTDNGDNWQKQTTSRQYISSPTYDMTVDNAGNLVVASGYDGYVSTLSPTTLTGNVTSFYTPQTHTTCRVDHLTPYQNKLYFTVDGNLVPGVYAGTPGNYTLASTGFTKPISGFHVRDDGSLLLASHDGLYYFSR from the coding sequence ATGAGCAAACTATTCATTCCCTGGCTGCTGGCCAGTGGTCTGCTGGTAGTAGCAGCCTGTAAAAAAGATCCAGCTTCGCCTCAGGATCCGCCCGTGGCGCAAACGGCCAAACTAACGATGGTACGGGGTGACAAGCAAACGGGGCCGTATGGCGCCGACTTGCCCGACAGCCTGGTGCTGAAAGTAACGCCCGCGGCCGGCGAAACGGCCCAGGACTACGTGGTAACCTATAAAATGCGGGTTGGCAACGGTACCGTAATGATGCCGGCCTATCCGTATTCGATAGGCAATCGGCTGTCCGTGGACCGCAAAGGCCTGACGCGCACCCGCTGGAGCCTGGGCTGTAACGCCTCCCAGCAGAAAGTCACCTTTTACTTGTCGGCCCCCAGCTGCTTGGGTGGCCAGTGCCCGCCGCTCGACTCGGTGAGCTTCACGGCTACGGCTCAGCGGCCCACGGGGTGGAGCCGCGCCTGTGGTGCCACCCCGGGGGGAATAAGCACCAGCTTCTGCAACTGCGGCCCCGGCTTGTATGCCTTGTTTAACGACCAGCCTTATGTTTCGGCCGACCAGGGCGTGAACTGGCAGCCCCTGACCGTGCCCGTGGCCAATGACCGGGTCAGATTTCTAAAATGCAACTCCCGGGGTGTGCTCTATGCCCTGCTGGAGAACAGCGGCATCTATACCTCCACCGACAAGGGCACTACCTGGAAGGCTATAAACAACGGCATCCTCGACCACCGCTATCCGCTCACCCTGCTGGTGGAAGACAACGCGCTTTTCGTCAGCTTTTCGTTTGATGGCCTCTACCGCACCACCAACAACGGCGGCTTCTGGCGCAAGCAGCTTCTGGACGGCAAGTACTATGAGGAGTACAGCTTCCTGACGCGGCATCCCAACGGCAGCCTGTACGTGTTCGACAAGTGGAGCGCCTTATTCAAGTCGACCGATAACGGCGACAACTGGCAGAAACAGACCACCTCGCGCCAGTACATCAGCAGCCCCACCTACGACATGACCGTTGATAACGCGGGCAACCTGGTGGTGGCTTCCGGCTACGATGGCTACGTGTCCACGCTGTCGCCGACCACGCTGACGGGCAATGTGACATCCTTCTACACTCCCCAGACGCATACTACGTGCCGAGTCGACCACCTAACGCCCTACCAGAACAAGCTCTACTTTACGGTAGATGGCAACCTGGTACCGGGGGTATACGCGGGCACTCCCGGCAATTACACTCTGGCCAGCACGGGCTTTACCAAGCCAATCAGTGGCTTCCATGTTCGGGATGACGGCAGCCTGCTGCTTGCTTCCCACGATGGGCTCTACTACTTCAGCCGTTAA
- a CDS encoding YCF48-related protein, with translation MKKLYALLFCLSLVARPVWAQWQAAYPLGIMATGVYFTSEQTGYVVGEQAGRAVIAKTTDSGVNWRKLASPAFGSSVRAVWFTAADTGYVLQEYNLLKTQDAGATWTNLGNLPTQAIAQGVQFTSARTGYVNCLNGAVYKTTNAGLSWQNTQVPAAGSNGSYGNNSRLTFPSAQVGYLIVGFELFKTSDAGASWQRLSGVSGGRYRAIMFRSVLEGYVNTDSGGTYATTDGGLTWTRLPGGWDTVDHLYFPTAQRGVLLSSYSTIRQTTDGGATTQAAYHSNYTFSWAGVHFPTARFGCAVGSDGAIVITRDGGSSWQMHNPSSTNLQPNYAMTFGRNGQGIIGGEAAGLWRTADYGQSWVVDEQTLPSYMDVYGLHFADPDTGLIVTTNNGFYMTHDGGKTFQTNTGRAGAFVGHLSATDYLLLSSKVIFTTGSSVNGSARLAKSTDGGRTWSYYGPGFQNRLASLAFPTRQVGYACGAVGKVVRTTDGGNSWEQIDAPVNNDLLKIQFRTPTFGLAVGTYGGIVRTTDGGTTWTSVVSGLSFPLIAIHYASDSVAYVGSTQGELALTENGGRTWKVITTPQERINGVREYYFRDNNTVLAMSEYSVYRRDLPGQTTLSALPGASPSRAALHVYPNPAAETLTVQYPASFVPQRLRVYDRQGRLVQEQTQAGHLHAVSVASLPAGIYLLRAESSQNTILNQRFSKL, from the coding sequence ATGAAGAAATTATACGCGTTGTTGTTTTGCCTGAGTTTGGTGGCCCGGCCAGTCTGGGCCCAATGGCAAGCCGCCTATCCGCTGGGCATCATGGCGACGGGCGTTTACTTCACCTCCGAGCAGACCGGCTACGTGGTGGGCGAACAGGCAGGCCGTGCCGTCATTGCCAAGACAACGGATTCGGGAGTCAACTGGCGCAAGCTGGCCAGTCCGGCCTTTGGCTCGTCTGTGCGGGCGGTGTGGTTTACGGCGGCCGATACGGGCTACGTGCTTCAGGAGTATAACCTGCTCAAAACCCAGGATGCCGGCGCTACCTGGACCAACCTGGGCAATCTGCCAACTCAGGCCATAGCTCAGGGTGTGCAATTTACCTCTGCCCGCACCGGGTACGTAAACTGCCTCAACGGGGCCGTGTACAAAACCACCAATGCCGGCCTGAGCTGGCAGAATACCCAGGTTCCCGCGGCCGGTTCAAACGGGTCGTACGGCAATAATAGTCGCCTTACGTTTCCCTCGGCCCAGGTCGGCTACCTGATTGTAGGATTTGAGTTGTTCAAAACCAGCGACGCGGGGGCTTCCTGGCAGCGCCTGTCCGGCGTATCAGGCGGCCGCTACCGGGCCATTATGTTTCGGTCGGTCCTGGAAGGATACGTCAACACCGACTCGGGCGGCACCTACGCCACCACCGACGGCGGGCTTACGTGGACGCGGCTGCCCGGGGGCTGGGACACAGTCGACCACCTGTATTTTCCGACGGCCCAGCGCGGCGTGTTGTTGTCGAGTTACTCCACTATCCGGCAAACTACCGACGGTGGCGCTACCACGCAGGCGGCGTATCATTCCAACTACACCTTCTCCTGGGCGGGCGTGCATTTTCCAACGGCTCGTTTTGGGTGCGCTGTGGGTAGCGACGGGGCCATCGTTATTACCCGGGACGGGGGCAGCAGCTGGCAGATGCACAACCCCAGCTCTACTAATTTGCAGCCCAACTATGCCATGACTTTTGGCCGCAATGGGCAGGGCATCATTGGCGGCGAAGCGGCCGGGCTTTGGCGCACTGCCGACTACGGTCAGAGCTGGGTGGTGGATGAGCAAACCCTGCCGTCCTATATGGATGTGTATGGCCTGCACTTTGCCGATCCGGACACCGGGCTCATCGTGACGACCAACAACGGGTTCTACATGACCCACGACGGCGGGAAAACCTTTCAGACCAATACGGGCCGGGCAGGAGCCTTTGTCGGGCATTTGTCGGCTACCGACTATCTGCTGCTCAGCAGCAAGGTGATTTTCACAACCGGCAGCTCAGTCAACGGCAGCGCCCGCCTGGCCAAATCGACCGACGGGGGGCGCACCTGGAGCTATTATGGTCCTGGCTTTCAGAACCGGCTGGCCTCGCTGGCCTTTCCTACCCGGCAGGTGGGTTACGCCTGCGGCGCGGTGGGCAAAGTGGTCCGCACGACGGACGGGGGCAACAGCTGGGAGCAGATTGATGCACCAGTCAACAATGACTTGCTTAAAATCCAGTTTCGTACGCCCACGTTTGGGCTGGCCGTGGGCACCTACGGTGGCATCGTGCGCACCACCGACGGCGGCACTACCTGGACCAGCGTCGTCAGTGGCTTGTCGTTTCCTTTGATTGCCATTCATTACGCGTCCGACTCGGTAGCCTACGTGGGTAGTACGCAGGGGGAATTAGCCCTCACCGAGAATGGCGGCCGGACCTGGAAAGTCATTACCACCCCCCAGGAGCGGATAAATGGCGTGCGGGAATATTATTTCCGGGACAACAATACCGTGCTGGCTATGAGCGAATACTCAGTATACCGCCGCGACCTGCCGGGCCAGACCACTTTGAGTGCCTTGCCGGGGGCCTCGCCAAGCCGCGCTGCGCTGCACGTATATCCCAACCCCGCGGCCGAAACGCTGACGGTGCAGTATCCGGCCAGCTTTGTGCCCCAGCGCCTGCGCGTGTACGACCGGCAAGGACGGCTGGTGCAGGAGCAGACCCAGGCTGGGCACCTACACGCCGTATCCGTCGCTAGCCTTCCGGCGGGTATCTACCTGCTCCGGGCCGAAAGCAGCCAGAATACTATTCTTAATCAGCGCTTTAGCAAACTATAA
- the dnaB gene encoding replicative DNA helicase, translating to MGTPSGKLPPQARELEAAVLGALMLEKDALTTVIDILKPESFYDEKHRRIFKAILNLFDKSEPIDILTVTHELREMGELEAGGGAHFVANLTFKVNSAANIEYHARIITENAIKRELINIASTIHRDAFEDTTDVFNLLDSTEQALFEVSESNIRKNFDDMRSLMGKAIKELEEKKNQKDGLTGVPSGFSALDRVTSGWQPSDLVIIAARPGMGKCLGKGTKVLMYDGTLRNVEDVREGELLMGDDSTPRRVLNIARGRENMYWVRQNKAEGYRVNESHILSLKRSRTEGPHRHGDVLNITVKDWLNKSEKFRSNYKGYKVPVEFAAQEISVDPYFLGVWLGDGSSDNCRITGQDQEIIDYLHEYAEALDMQVTVGVVEGRCNSYGITRGRQGGSIAQYSLQDELRQLGVLGDKHIPQQYLSNSTENRLRLLAGLIDSDGHLDPVSNGYEITQKNHRLARQIKFLADSLGFRTSLKKKRAAISSIGYESEVFRVRIYGDINRVPVRIERKKAQPWASKVDWRMTGISVEFDKEDDYYGFAIDGNRLFLLQDMTVTHNTAFVVSAMRNAAVDHKKAVAIFSLEMSSIQLVNRLISAEAELDSEKIKKGNLADYEWAQLNHKIAGLSSAPIYIDDTPGLSIRELRTKCRRLKAHHDIQMIIIDYLQLMTGNSDGGKGAGNREQEIASISRALKGIAKELNVPVLALSQLSRSVETRGGDKKPQLSDLRESGSIEQDADMVVFLYRPEYYKITEDEMGNPTQGTGEVIIAKHRNGSLETVQLKFIGKFTKFADLDGGGFGMDAEYNTGAFPASTFDDEPGFAPNTIRLGSKINEGGPGPVPFPKSNFGNDDPPF from the coding sequence ATGGGCACGCCCTCGGGTAAGCTCCCGCCCCAGGCGCGCGAGCTGGAAGCCGCTGTTTTAGGTGCCCTGATGCTGGAAAAGGATGCCCTGACCACCGTTATTGACATTCTCAAGCCCGAGAGCTTCTACGACGAGAAGCACCGGCGCATTTTCAAGGCCATCCTCAATCTGTTCGACAAATCCGAGCCGATTGACATCCTGACCGTGACCCACGAACTGCGGGAAATGGGGGAGCTCGAAGCCGGCGGCGGGGCCCACTTCGTGGCCAACCTCACCTTCAAGGTGAACTCGGCGGCCAACATTGAGTACCACGCCCGTATCATTACCGAAAACGCCATCAAGCGGGAGCTGATCAACATAGCCAGCACCATTCACCGCGACGCTTTCGAGGACACGACCGACGTTTTTAACCTGCTCGACAGCACCGAACAGGCCCTGTTCGAAGTTTCGGAATCCAACATCCGCAAGAACTTCGACGACATGCGCAGCCTGATGGGCAAGGCCATCAAGGAGCTGGAAGAAAAGAAAAACCAGAAGGACGGCCTCACCGGCGTGCCCTCGGGCTTCTCGGCCCTGGACCGGGTCACTTCGGGCTGGCAGCCCTCTGACCTCGTGATTATTGCGGCCCGTCCCGGTATGGGTAAGTGCTTAGGTAAAGGTACTAAGGTGCTGATGTACGACGGCACGCTGCGCAACGTGGAAGACGTGCGCGAAGGCGAACTGCTGATGGGCGACGACTCCACGCCCCGCCGGGTGCTCAACATTGCCCGGGGCCGGGAAAATATGTACTGGGTGCGCCAGAACAAGGCCGAAGGTTACCGCGTCAACGAAAGCCATATTCTCTCGCTCAAGCGCAGCCGCACCGAAGGCCCACACCGCCACGGCGACGTGCTCAACATCACGGTGAAAGACTGGCTGAACAAGTCCGAGAAGTTCCGCTCGAACTATAAGGGCTACAAAGTACCGGTGGAATTCGCTGCGCAGGAAATATCGGTTGACCCATATTTCCTCGGCGTGTGGCTCGGTGATGGGTCTTCCGACAACTGCCGCATCACCGGCCAGGATCAGGAAATCATTGACTACCTGCACGAATACGCAGAAGCCTTGGACATGCAGGTAACGGTGGGCGTGGTCGAAGGCCGCTGCAACAGCTACGGCATCACCCGGGGCCGGCAGGGCGGTAGCATTGCGCAGTATTCGCTGCAGGATGAGCTGCGGCAGCTGGGCGTGCTCGGCGACAAGCACATTCCGCAGCAGTACCTGAGCAACTCGACCGAGAACCGCCTGCGCCTGCTGGCGGGTCTGATTGACTCCGACGGCCACCTGGACCCAGTGAGCAATGGCTACGAAATCACCCAGAAAAACCACCGGCTAGCCCGACAGATTAAGTTTCTGGCCGATTCGTTGGGCTTCCGTACGTCATTGAAGAAAAAGCGGGCCGCCATCAGCAGCATCGGTTACGAAAGTGAAGTTTTCCGGGTGCGTATTTACGGCGACATCAATCGGGTGCCAGTGCGAATCGAGCGGAAGAAAGCCCAACCCTGGGCCAGTAAGGTTGATTGGCGCATGACGGGCATTTCGGTTGAGTTCGATAAAGAAGACGACTACTACGGCTTCGCTATCGATGGCAACCGTTTGTTCCTGCTCCAGGATATGACCGTGACCCACAACACGGCTTTCGTAGTGTCGGCGATGCGCAACGCGGCCGTCGACCACAAGAAGGCGGTGGCCATTTTCTCGCTGGAAATGTCCTCGATTCAGCTCGTGAATCGTCTGATTTCGGCCGAGGCGGAGCTGGACTCCGAGAAAATCAAGAAGGGCAACCTGGCCGACTACGAGTGGGCCCAGCTCAACCACAAGATTGCCGGCTTGTCGTCGGCCCCGATTTACATCGACGACACCCCGGGCCTGAGTATCCGCGAATTGCGCACCAAGTGCCGCCGCCTCAAGGCCCACCACGACATCCAGATGATTATCATCGACTACCTGCAGCTGATGACGGGTAACTCGGATGGGGGTAAGGGCGCCGGCAACCGTGAACAGGAAATTGCCTCGATTTCGCGGGCCCTGAAGGGGATTGCCAAGGAACTGAACGTGCCGGTGCTGGCCCTGTCGCAGCTTTCCCGTTCGGTGGAAACCCGCGGCGGCGACAAGAAGCCCCAGCTCAGTGACCTTCGCGAATCGGGCTCTATCGAGCAGGACGCCGATATGGTGGTGTTCCTCTACCGCCCCGAGTACTACAAGATTACGGAGGACGAAATGGGCAACCCGACCCAGGGCACTGGCGAGGTAATTATTGCCAAGCACCGGAACGGCTCCCTGGAAACGGTGCAGCTTAAGTTTATCGGCAAGTTCACCAAGTTTGCCGACCTCGACGGCGGGGGCTTTGGCATGGATGCCGAGTACAACACCGGCGCCTTCCCGGCCAGCACCTTCGACGACGAGCCGGGCTTCGCGCCGAACACCATCCGGCTGGGCAGCAAGATCAACGAGGGCGGCCCCGGGCCGGTACCCTTCCCAAAAAGCAACTTCGGCAACGACGACCCGCCGTTTTAA
- a CDS encoding UDP-N-acetylmuramate--L-alanine ligase: MAPTPTSLQRLHLIATGGSIMHNLALALHRRGAQVTGSDDEIFEPAKSRLAAADLLPAQEGWFPEKVTPELDAVIVGMHARADNPELLRAQELGLRIYSFPEFIYEASKDKQRVVIGGSHGKTSITSLILHVLRHHQRKFDYAVGAQLEGFDLMVQLSEDAPIIIIEGDEYLSSPIDRRPKFHLYQHHIGVISGISWDHINVFPTEEDYREQFRIFAEMTPKAGVLIYDRDDEQVQLVTVPTSTDVTYIGYGPHENKVRNGKTVLVTKKDEEVPIQVFGEHNLRNISAAKEVCKQLGIKGKDFYEALATFKGAARRLELVREGSSSVVYKDFAHAPSKLKATATAFKKQFPKRRLVACLELHTFSSLNPAFLPQYAHTFDAPDVAVVYFNPHVLEHKRLPALPAEAVQQAFQRPDLRVFTDSKALAEFLHQQNWQDANLLMMSSGTFDGLDLTQLAVEVTK; this comes from the coding sequence ATGGCTCCAACGCCCACTTCTCTCCAGCGTCTGCACCTGATTGCCACCGGCGGCAGCATCATGCACAATCTGGCCTTGGCCCTGCACCGCCGTGGCGCTCAGGTCACTGGCTCCGACGACGAAATCTTTGAGCCTGCCAAAAGCCGTCTGGCCGCCGCCGACCTGCTGCCCGCCCAGGAAGGCTGGTTTCCGGAGAAAGTCACGCCCGAGCTCGACGCCGTCATCGTGGGCATGCACGCCCGCGCCGACAACCCCGAGCTACTACGGGCCCAGGAGCTGGGCCTGCGCATCTATTCCTTCCCCGAGTTTATCTACGAGGCTTCCAAGGACAAGCAGCGCGTTGTTATTGGGGGCTCGCACGGCAAAACCAGCATTACCTCGCTGATTCTGCACGTGCTGCGCCACCACCAGCGCAAGTTCGACTACGCCGTGGGCGCCCAGCTCGAAGGCTTCGACCTGATGGTGCAATTGTCGGAAGACGCGCCCATCATCATCATCGAGGGCGACGAGTACCTCTCCTCGCCCATCGACCGGCGGCCCAAGTTTCACTTGTATCAGCACCACATTGGGGTTATTTCCGGCATCAGCTGGGACCATATCAACGTCTTTCCGACCGAAGAAGACTACCGGGAGCAGTTCCGCATCTTCGCCGAGATGACGCCCAAAGCGGGAGTGCTGATTTATGACCGCGACGACGAGCAGGTGCAGCTCGTGACGGTGCCCACGAGCACTGATGTGACCTACATCGGCTACGGTCCGCACGAGAATAAGGTGCGCAACGGCAAGACGGTGCTGGTAACCAAGAAGGACGAGGAAGTACCGATTCAGGTGTTTGGTGAGCACAACCTGCGCAACATCTCGGCCGCTAAGGAAGTTTGCAAGCAGTTGGGCATCAAGGGCAAGGATTTTTACGAGGCCCTGGCCACGTTTAAAGGCGCGGCCCGCCGCCTGGAACTGGTGCGCGAAGGCAGCTCGTCGGTGGTCTACAAGGACTTTGCCCACGCCCCGTCCAAGCTCAAAGCCACGGCTACGGCCTTTAAGAAGCAATTTCCGAAGCGCCGGCTGGTGGCCTGCCTGGAGCTCCACACCTTCAGCTCCCTGAACCCCGCGTTTCTGCCTCAGTACGCTCACACCTTCGACGCGCCCGACGTAGCCGTAGTCTACTTTAACCCTCACGTGCTGGAACACAAGCGCCTACCGGCCCTGCCCGCCGAGGCCGTGCAGCAGGCTTTCCAGCGTCCCGATCTGCGGGTATTCACCGACAGCAAGGCCCTGGCCGAATTCCTGCACCAGCAAAACTGGCAGGACGCCAACCTGCTGATGATGAGCTCCGGCACCTTCGACGGCCTGGATCTGACGCAACTAGCAGTGGAGGTTACAAAGTAA
- a CDS encoding alpha/beta fold hydrolase produces MKENLLLLHGALGSDKQLRGLARDLSQFYQVHTFSFGGHGGRELTPNSFTMTAFAQEVTDYIREKNLPAVHAFGYSMGGYAALLAASQAPGLLKSVTTLGTKFDWSPETAAAENKLLDAAKIREKVPQFAEQLSQTHAPTDWTAVLDATRQMMLELGQNPPLTPAMLTKITIPVQILVGELDKTAGVDGSSLFASYLPEATFEILMNTPHPLERVNPDELVQRISRFIQGAA; encoded by the coding sequence ATGAAAGAAAACCTCCTGCTTCTGCACGGCGCTTTGGGCTCCGATAAGCAACTGCGGGGCCTAGCCCGCGACTTGTCCCAGTTCTACCAGGTGCACACGTTTTCCTTCGGCGGCCACGGCGGGCGGGAGCTGACGCCAAATTCGTTCACCATGACGGCCTTTGCGCAGGAGGTAACAGACTATATCCGGGAGAAAAACCTGCCGGCCGTGCATGCCTTTGGCTACAGTATGGGAGGCTACGCGGCCTTGCTGGCGGCGTCGCAGGCTCCGGGTCTGCTCAAATCGGTGACGACGCTGGGCACCAAGTTCGACTGGTCGCCGGAAACGGCGGCGGCCGAAAACAAGCTGCTGGACGCGGCCAAGATTCGGGAAAAGGTGCCGCAGTTTGCCGAGCAGCTCAGCCAAACCCACGCCCCAACGGACTGGACGGCCGTGCTGGACGCTACCCGGCAGATGATGCTGGAACTAGGCCAAAACCCGCCCCTGACGCCGGCCATGCTCACCAAAATCACCATTCCGGTGCAAATTCTGGTCGGTGAATTAGATAAAACGGCGGGCGTGGATGGCTCCTCGCTCTTCGCCTCTTATTTGCCGGAGGCCACGTTTGAAATCCTGATGAACACGCCTCATCCGCTGGAGCGCGTCAATCCGGACGAGTTGGTGCAGCGCATCAGCCGCTTTATTCAAGGCGCGGCTTAA
- a CDS encoding M48 family metallopeptidase, translating into MLKKVMLASCLFVAAACSTVPITGRRQLSLVSDTEINALAVQQYQEVLSTSKLSSNSTQVALVRRVGQRIQQAVETYFRSQNQQAQLAGYAWEFNVIEDKQENAWCMPGGKVAVYTGILPITQDENGLAVVMAHEIAHAVAKHGSERMSQGLLQSYGGQALSAALAAKPEGTQQLALQAFGVGSSVGLLKYGRNQESEADHLGLIFMAMAGYNPDGAIAFWQRMDARENQASPPEFLSTHPSNGTRIADIQRELPEARKYYKAR; encoded by the coding sequence ATGCTCAAGAAAGTTATGCTGGCCAGCTGCCTGTTTGTGGCTGCCGCCTGCTCTACCGTTCCTATTACCGGCCGCCGTCAGCTCAGCCTGGTATCCGATACCGAAATCAATGCCCTGGCCGTGCAGCAATATCAGGAAGTCCTGAGCACCAGTAAGCTATCCTCCAACTCGACGCAGGTGGCCCTGGTGCGCCGCGTGGGCCAGCGGATTCAGCAGGCCGTCGAAACCTACTTCCGCAGCCAGAACCAGCAAGCCCAGCTGGCCGGCTACGCTTGGGAGTTCAACGTCATTGAGGACAAGCAGGAAAACGCCTGGTGCATGCCCGGCGGCAAAGTGGCCGTGTACACCGGCATTCTGCCCATCACCCAGGATGAAAACGGCCTGGCCGTGGTAATGGCCCACGAAATTGCCCACGCCGTGGCCAAGCACGGCTCGGAGCGGATGAGCCAGGGCCTGCTGCAAAGCTACGGCGGCCAGGCTCTGTCGGCGGCCCTGGCTGCCAAGCCGGAAGGCACCCAGCAGCTGGCCTTGCAGGCCTTTGGCGTCGGCTCGTCGGTGGGCTTGCTCAAATACGGGCGCAATCAGGAGTCGGAGGCCGACCACCTGGGCCTGATCTTTATGGCCATGGCCGGCTACAACCCCGACGGCGCAATTGCGTTCTGGCAGCGCATGGACGCCCGCGAAAACCAGGCTTCCCCGCCGGAGTTCCTCTCGACTCACCCCTCCAACGGCACGCGCATCGCCGATATCCAGCGGGAACTGCCCGAGGCCCGTAAGTATTACAAAGCCCGCTAA